One genomic segment of Musa acuminata AAA Group cultivar baxijiao chromosome BXJ3-3, Cavendish_Baxijiao_AAA, whole genome shotgun sequence includes these proteins:
- the LOC135633033 gene encoding CRM-domain containing factor CFM3, chloroplastic/mitochondrial-like produces MALLPAAKISELSFHNPLPLCSRPSLVLSLSLIRGRFRRLIFSAAASSTSSLRLAESGGGDSDSRRSPRHRRNSRDDDDRQANANPRTPVRSRLPSAPWLQQWAPPDPSPSPPSPERKPAEPDAGRGGAIERIVYRLRNLGLDSDDDEYEGESTNEPTLCGDERLGELLERSWNRPDKSLDMGRTLLPWEREDHGGFAKEKDGRDAKRKRVRAPTLAELTIEDSELRRLRRLGIMLRERITVPKAGVTQAITEKIHDAWRKSELVRLKFHETLANDMKTAHELVERRTGGLVIWRSGSVMVVFRGSNYKRPSRSQSLDAQSNSTGLSHETESLFIPDVPNTTKLVEDDNCVTSSKTEQPKPSEMNLECDENMTEEEAEYNGLLDGLGPRFVDWWGTGILPVDADLLPQNIPGFKTPFRLLPTGMRSRLNNSEMTNLRKLARTLPSHFALGRNRHHHGLAAAILKLWEKSLVVKIAVKRGIQNTNNKLMAEELKALTGGILLLRNKYYIVIYRGKDFIPTTVATALAEREELTKEIQDAEEQMRKSMIGEPCVDALEEHAPVGTLAEFLEAQARWGRDISSEERDAMKKEALRSERTKLFRKIEQKLSVAQAKKLRAEKLLAKIEASMVPVNPSNDQETITDEERSVFRRIGLRMKAYLPLGIRGVFDGVIENMHLHWKHRELVKLISKQKTLSFVEDTARLLEYESGGILVAIESVPKGFALIYYRGKNYQRPISLRPRNLLTKAKALKRAVAIQRHEALSQHIDALEKTIKQMKEEVGISEDELIVADDWKTQSDDDSCSSNMEYEDSSLDSEDDDDSVFYDSNVDEALRS; encoded by the exons ATGGCTCTCCTCCCCGCCGCCAAAATCTCGGAGCTCTCCTTTCACAACCCTCTCCCCCTCTGCTCTCGCCCCTCCCTCGTGCTGTCCCTCTCCCTCATCCGCGGCCGCTTCCGCCGCCTCATTTTTTCCGCTGCCGCATCCTCCACCTCTTCCCTCCGCCTAGCCGAGAGCGGGGGCGGCGACTCTGACTCTCGCCGCTCTCCCAGACACCGCAGGAACTCGCGGGATGACGACGACAGGCAGGCCAATGCTAATCCCAGAACCCCTGTCCGCTCCCGGCTCCCATCCGCGCCCTGGCTCCAGCAGTGGGCTCCTCCTGATCCCTCGCCATCGCCGCCATCTCCGGAGAGAAAGCCAGCTGAGCCCGACGCTGGTCGAGGCGGCGCCATCGAGAGGATCGTATATCGGCTTCGGAACCTTGGGCTCGACTCCGATGATGACGAGTATGAGGGTGAAAGCACTAATGAACCAACTTTGTGCGGGGATGAGAGATTGGGGGAACTTCTGGAGCGGAGCTGGAACCGGCCAGATAAGTCGCTCGATATGGGTCGGACGCTCCTTCCGTGGGAGAGGGAAGACCACGGAGGGTTTGCCAAGGAAAAGGACGGGAGGGATGCGAAGCGGAAGAGGGTGAGGGCGCCGACATTGGCAGAGCTGACGATAGAGGACTCGGAGCTACGGAGGCTCCGGCGTCTGGGGATCATGCTGAGGGAGAGGATCACGGTGCCCAAGGCAGGTGTCACACAGGCCATCACCGAGAAGATTCATGATGCATGGAGGAAGTCGGAGTTGGTTCGGCTCAAGTTTCATGAGACATTAGCCAACGACATGAAGACAGCTCATGAGCTTGTCGAG CGTCGCACTGGAGGATTGGTTATTTGGAGGTCTGGAAGTGTCATGGTGGTCTTTCGAGGGAGCAACTACAAGCGTCCTTCTAGATCTCAATCTTTAGATGCTCAATCCAATTCTACAGGATTATCACATGAAACTGAGTCACTATTCATTCCAGATGTTCCAAATACCACAAAGTTGGTCGAGGATGATAATTGTGTTACTTCCTCAAAAACTGAACAGCCAAAACCATCTGAAATGAACCTTGAATGTGATGAAAACATGACAGAGGAGGAAGCAGAGTACAATGGCTTGCTTGATGGGTTAGGTCCTCGATTTGTTGATTGGTGGGGAACTGGAATTTTGCCTGTTGATGCTGATTTGTTGCCTCAAAATATTCCTGGCTTTAAAACACCATTTAGACTTCTTCCTACTGGTATGCGGTCACGACTCAATAATTCAGAGATGACCAATTTGAGAAAGCTAGCAAGGACTCTTCCTTCTCATTTTGCCCTTG ggAGAAACAGACACCATCATGGTTTGGCAGCTGCTATTCTGAAACTTTGGGAAAAAAGTTTGGTTGTGAAAATTGCTGTTAAACGGGGAATTCAAAATACAAACAACAAACTTATGGCTGAAGAGCTGAAG GCTTTGACTGGAGGAATCCTGCTGCTCAGAAACAAATATTACATTGTAATTTATCGTGGGAAGGATTTTATTCCAACAACTGTCGCCACTGCTTTGGCTGAAAGAGAGGAACTAACAAAGGAAATTCAAGATGCTGAGGAGCAAATGCGCAAAAGCATGATTGGAGAACCTTGTGTGGATGCACTTGAGGAGCATGCACCTGTTGGTACTTTGGCTGAATTTCTTGAGGCTCAGGCACGGTGGGGAAGAGATATATCCTCTGAAGAACGTGATGCAATGAAAAAAGAAGCTTTAAGATCTGAAAGAACCAAGCTGTTTAGGAAAATTGAACAAAAGCTTTCTGTT GCTCAAGCAAAGAAGTTAAGAGCTGAGAAACTGCTCGCTAAGATTGAAGCATCCATGGTTCCGGTGAACCCATCTAATGACCAGGAAACAATCACCGATGAGGAACGATCCGTGTTTCGCAGGATTGGTTTGCGGATGAAGGCATATCTTCCTCTTG GAATTCGTGGTGTTTTTGATGGTGTAATTGAAAATATGCACTTGCATTGGAAGCATAGAGAATTAGTGAAATTAATATCAAAGCAGAAGACCTTATCTTTCGTTGAGGACACCGCACGACTTTTGGAATATGAGAGTGGGGGGATTTTAGTGGCAATTGAGAGTGTCCCCAAAGGTTTTGCACTTATTTATTATCGTGGGAAGAATTATCAGCGGCCTATCAGCTTGCGGCCCAGAAACCTTCTAACGAAGGCAAAAGCATTAAAACGTGCTGTAGCAATCCAGCGCCATGAG GCCCTTAGCCAACACATAGATGCGCTCGAGAAAACCATAAAACAGATGAAAGAGGAAGTG GGGATCTCAGAAGACGAGTTAATAGTTGCTGATGACTGGAAGACTCAATCTGATGATGATTCATGCTCCAGTAAC ATGGAATATGAAGATTCCTCTCTGGATTCTGAAGATGATGATGACAGTGTCTTTTATGATTCCAATGTTGATGAAGCTTTAAGGTCTTGA
- the LOC135633034 gene encoding uncharacterized protein LOC135633034 isoform X1, protein MSGGSMAAAEDPPPSELDANLRHRLPFPRWGDRRIPRRGSVDRNGVDRTRSEAAPSGSRGSPAGQRSCGGGGGEDGGLEELRAKLMGHLQDAADRMKLETPEAARETARPWNLRARRPTNGNGQGGCASAGALTLATDEEDKRRKSGLTVSLTAEEIEEDIYAVTGSRPRRRPKKRPRAVQRLLDSLFPGLWLSEITVESYKVGDD, encoded by the exons ATGAGCGGCGGTTCCATGGCGGCCGCGGAGGACCCACCGCCCAGCGAACTGGACGCCAACCTCCGCCACCGTCTCCCCTTTCCGAGATGGGGCGACCGGCGGATACCCCGCCGCGGCAGCGTCGACCGGAACGGCGTAGATCGGACCCGCTCGGAGGCGGCGCCATCCGGTAGCCGTGGGTCCCCTGCGGGGCAACggagctgcggcggcggcggcggcgaggacGGGGGGTTGGAGGAGCTGAGAGCGAAGCTGATGGGCCATCTCCAGGATGCTGCGGACCGGATGAAGCTGGAGACTCCGGAGGCAGCGCGAGAGACCGCGAGGCCGTGGAACCTGAGGGCGCGGCGGCCGACGAACGGGAACGGCCAAGGGGGTTGCGCCAGCGCGGGGGCGCTTACCTTGGCGACAGACGAGGAGGATAAGAGGAGGAAGAGCGGACTAACGGTGTCGCTGACGGCGGAGGAGATCGAGGAGGACATCTATGCCGTGACGGGATCGCGGCCCCGGCGGCGGCCGAAAAAGCGACCCCGGGCCGTGCAGCGCCTGCTGGAC TCTCTCTTCCCAGGATTGTGGCTGTCCGAGATCACGGTGGAGTCTTACAAGGTTGGGGATGACTGA
- the LOC135633034 gene encoding uncharacterized protein LOC135633034 isoform X2 encodes MSGGSMAAAEDPPPSELDANLRHRLPFPRWGDRRIPRRGSVDRNGVDRTRSEAAPSGSRGSPAGQRSCGGGGGEDGGLEELRAKLMGHLQDAADRMKLETPEAARETARPWNLRARRPTNGNGQGGCASAGALTLATDEEDKRRKSGLTVSLTAEEIEEDIYAVTGSRPRRRPKKRPRAVQRLLDH; translated from the exons ATGAGCGGCGGTTCCATGGCGGCCGCGGAGGACCCACCGCCCAGCGAACTGGACGCCAACCTCCGCCACCGTCTCCCCTTTCCGAGATGGGGCGACCGGCGGATACCCCGCCGCGGCAGCGTCGACCGGAACGGCGTAGATCGGACCCGCTCGGAGGCGGCGCCATCCGGTAGCCGTGGGTCCCCTGCGGGGCAACggagctgcggcggcggcggcggcgaggacGGGGGGTTGGAGGAGCTGAGAGCGAAGCTGATGGGCCATCTCCAGGATGCTGCGGACCGGATGAAGCTGGAGACTCCGGAGGCAGCGCGAGAGACCGCGAGGCCGTGGAACCTGAGGGCGCGGCGGCCGACGAACGGGAACGGCCAAGGGGGTTGCGCCAGCGCGGGGGCGCTTACCTTGGCGACAGACGAGGAGGATAAGAGGAGGAAGAGCGGACTAACGGTGTCGCTGACGGCGGAGGAGATCGAGGAGGACATCTATGCCGTGACGGGATCGCGGCCCCGGCGGCGGCCGAAAAAGCGACCCCGGGCCGTGCAGCGCCTGCTGGAC CACTGA